The Aeromonas encheleia genomic sequence TTTGGCCTTGCTTAGGCTCAAGGAATCCTTATGACCCCCGCTATCAATCTGCTGAAAAAGCTCAAGATCCCCCACAAGCTCTACCCCTATGAGTGCGAGGCCCACGATGATTTCGGCAAGCATGCCGCGACTCAGCTCGGCCTGCCGGAGGCTCAGGTGTTCAAGACCCTGATCGCCCATCACGACAAGCAGGCGGTGGTGGCCATAGTGCCGTCATCGGGCCTGTGCAGCCTGAAGCAGCTCGCCAAGGCGGCGGGGCTGAAGAAGGTGGAGATGATGAAGCCGGCGGAGGCCGAGAAGCTGACCGGTTACAAGGTGGGGGGCATCAGCCCGCTGGCCCAGAAGAAGTTGCTGCCAACAGTGCTGGACGACTCCGCCATGGCGTTTGACGAGATCCTGGTGAGCGGCGGCAAGCGCGGCCTCTCGGTCGGGGTGGCGCCGCAAGACATGCTTCGCCTTCTGAAGTGGATCGCCGCGCCCATCGGTGAACACTAAGGGACGAGCACCATGACTAAGCAGTAGCGTGAATAGAAGAGGCCCCGCATCCGGGGCCTCTTTCGTTTTGTCGATCGGCGGGTTCGAGTCACGTCATCGGACCTAGGATATGGCGGCCCGACAACCCGCTGCCCGCGTCACTCCCCCTCGGGGTGGCAGGCGGCGGTCAGATCCGAGAGCCGCAGCCGCTGGCGCCCTGCCCCATCGAAGTTGTCATCCGCCAGCCAGCGCTCGAAGCAGCCTTGCAGGGCGGGCCATTCCCCATCGATCACCGAGAACCAGGCGGTATCCCGATTGCGGCCCTTGTCCACCCGCGCCTGACGGAAGGTCCCCTCGTAGCTGAAGCCGAGCCGCAGCGCCGCCTGGCGCGAGGGCCAGTTGAAATCGTTGCACTTCCACTCGTAGCGACGGTAGCCCAGCGCAAAGGCATTGGCCATCATCAGCGCCATGGCTGCGGTAGAGAGGCGGGTACGCTGCATGGCCGGCGAGAAGTGCAGCCAGCCCACCTCTATGCTGCCCGCGGCGGGATCGATGCGCAGGTAGCTGGCGAGCCCTAGCGCCTTGCCGCTCGCCTCGTCGACAATGGCATAGAACTGGGGATCGGCCTTGGCGGCGACCCCTCGCAGCCAAGCCAGCATGGCCGCCTCATCCGCGAAGGGACCGCTGGTGAGATAGGTCCACATGGCCCCATCATCGGCGCCGAACGCCTGCCAGAGCGAGGCGCAGTGGCTCTCAGGGTCCAGCGGCTCCAGCCGGCAGCCCCAGCCGCTCATGATCACCTTGGGGGGAAACTCGGCGCCCGCCCAATCAGCCACCTCGGCCCCCAGGGGTTGATTGAATTCGTTGGTGATTTGAGTCGTCACTCGATTAGCAGCCACAGGCGATCCCCCCCTCTTGCAACACACCGGCCTCGCCGCCGGTGGCGACGGCGAAGCCGTCCTGCCGCCACCAGTGCAGGCCACCGATCAGCTCCTTGACCCGAAAGCCCAGCGCCGCCAGCTTATAAGCCCCCTGGGTCGAGCCGTTGCAGCCGATGCCGTCGCAGTAACAGACATAGACCTTGTCTCGCGCCAGCCCGGCCGTGGTGGCAGGACTCATGGTGCTGTGGGGGAAGGAGATGGCCCCCGGGATATGGCCCTTCCCATAGTGATCGAAGGAGCGGGTGTCGATGACGACGATGCCGGGCTCACCGGCCAGCAGATCGACGGCGAGATCGGCCGGATCGGTGCGAAACGCCAGCTGGGCCTCGAAGAAGGCGCTGGCCTCCTGCGGGCTGGCCACCCCGGTGCTCAATACATGACTCATACGGACTCCTGATATAGCGCGACTTCTGTGGTGATCTCGGTTCTCACCGAGTTGGCGATGAAACACTGCTCGTGGGCCTGATGGTGCAGTCGCTCCAGCTCGGCCAGGCCAGGCTGGCGCTCCCCGCCAAACTGCACCCTGGGGCGCAGGGTGACCCTGGTGATCG encodes the following:
- the ybaK gene encoding Cys-tRNA(Pro) deacylase; this translates as MTPAINLLKKLKIPHKLYPYECEAHDDFGKHAATQLGLPEAQVFKTLIAHHDKQAVVAIVPSSGLCSLKQLAKAAGLKKVEMMKPAEAEKLTGYKVGGISPLAQKKLLPTVLDDSAMAFDEILVSGGKRGLSVGVAPQDMLRLLKWIAAPIGEH
- a CDS encoding GNAT family N-acetyltransferase: MAANRVTTQITNEFNQPLGAEVADWAGAEFPPKVIMSGWGCRLEPLDPESHCASLWQAFGADDGAMWTYLTSGPFADEAAMLAWLRGVAAKADPQFYAIVDEASGKALGLASYLRIDPAAGSIEVGWLHFSPAMQRTRLSTAAMALMMANAFALGYRRYEWKCNDFNWPSRQAALRLGFSYEGTFRQARVDKGRNRDTAWFSVIDGEWPALQGCFERWLADDNFDGAGRQRLRLSDLTAACHPEGE
- a CDS encoding rhodanese-like domain-containing protein, which translates into the protein MSHVLSTGVASPQEASAFFEAQLAFRTDPADLAVDLLAGEPGIVVIDTRSFDHYGKGHIPGAISFPHSTMSPATTAGLARDKVYVCYCDGIGCNGSTQGAYKLAALGFRVKELIGGLHWWRQDGFAVATGGEAGVLQEGGIACGC